From Alkalidesulfovibrio alkalitolerans DSM 16529, a single genomic window includes:
- a CDS encoding transposase, translating to MNHSDYERIWQIVGPLLPKPPPRPRGGRRRLSNKSVLRGILFVLETGTPWEHLPTEMGCGSGMTCLRRLREWQNTGVWDLIRAVLLAVMKEAHRLDWNRFAACPNPKPVPRRSKKRFAGRVGESGEKRKEISA from the coding sequence ATGAATCATTCTGATTATGAACGGATATGGCAGATTGTCGGGCCGCTCCTGCCCAAGCCGCCGCCGCGTCCTCGCGGAGGGCGCCGCCGCCTGAGCAATAAATCCGTCTTGCGAGGCATACTGTTCGTTTTGGAGACGGGCACTCCTTGGGAGCATCTGCCGACGGAGATGGGATGCGGATCGGGAATGACGTGCCTGCGACGCCTTCGGGAATGGCAAAACACCGGAGTCTGGGATCTCATCAGAGCGGTGCTTCTTGCGGTGATGAAAGAGGCGCACCGGCTTGACTGGAATCGATTTGCGGCATGCCCCAACCCGAAGCCGGTTCCTCGAAGAAGCAAGAAACGGTTTGCAGGTCGAGTTGGGGAAAGCGGAGAAAAACGCAAAGAGATTTCAGCATAG
- a CDS encoding response regulator, whose product MNQTMPNILIVDDEERFRITLGKRLKEAGFPVETVGGGQEALDHLTQHAVDVVILDIKMPGLNGIEVLAEIRRRHIGAEVLLLTGHAEVASAVDGMRLGAHDYLMKPYEFQGLQAKIHDAYKVKLNREERLRKAEARAQLDKLEKSIRF is encoded by the coding sequence ATGAACCAGACCATGCCGAATATTCTCATCGTTGACGACGAGGAACGTTTCCGCATTACGCTGGGCAAGCGCCTGAAGGAAGCAGGCTTTCCGGTCGAAACAGTGGGTGGGGGACAAGAAGCGCTTGATCATCTCACGCAGCACGCGGTGGACGTCGTCATCCTGGACATAAAAATGCCCGGCCTGAACGGCATCGAAGTCCTGGCGGAAATCCGGCGCAGACATATCGGGGCCGAAGTGCTCCTGCTGACCGGCCATGCAGAGGTGGCTTCGGCTGTCGATGGAATGCGGCTCGGCGCGCATGACTACTTGATGAAGCCGTACGAATTCCAAGGGCTGCAGGCCAAAATCCACGACGCCTACAAGGTCAAGCTGAATCGCGAGGAACGCCTGAGAAAAGCCGAAGCCCGGGCCCAACTCGACAAATTGGAAAAGAGCATCCGGTTTTAG
- a CDS encoding response regulator yields MSVKILLVDDEQGFVETMEKRLTKRGIEVKTALSGQAALEALAEGGVEVVVLDVKMPVMDGIETLRRIKAEYPLTEVIMLTGHGTVETAIEGMKLGAYDYMLKPCELEELMDKAKLAAGRRREHEQRIVEARAQSIALRRGD; encoded by the coding sequence ATGAGCGTCAAAATTTTACTGGTTGATGATGAGCAGGGATTCGTCGAGACCATGGAGAAGCGCCTCACCAAGCGCGGAATCGAGGTCAAGACCGCCCTCTCCGGACAGGCGGCTCTGGAGGCATTGGCGGAGGGGGGCGTGGAGGTCGTGGTGCTGGATGTGAAGATGCCCGTCATGGACGGCATCGAAACATTGCGGCGCATCAAGGCCGAGTACCCGCTGACCGAGGTGATCATGCTGACCGGTCACGGGACAGTGGAAACCGCCATCGAGGGCATGAAGCTCGGGGCATACGACTACATGCTCAAGCCGTGCGAACTCGAAGAACTGATGGACAAGGCCAAGCTCGCGGCGGGCAGACGCCGTGAACACGAGCAGCGTATTGTCGAGGCGCGGGCGCAGAGCATCGCCCTGAGACGCGGAGACTAG
- a CDS encoding CBS domain-containing protein, with product MNERVRDFMVPISKFPMISEAATFAGAVMALERAQEEYLSGKKEQRILLIQDDEGRIVGKLSPIDVVRGLEPDYDKLVDEQASSRVVNFDYVIQSSKERALLWAKPLDDLCSLAKDVLVKDFIRHPTKSQTIESDEMLNIAFHRFVMFRHDSLFVMEDGKLVGLLRFSDVYREIVRRIKEVCRL from the coding sequence ATGAACGAACGTGTCAGGGATTTCATGGTCCCAATCAGCAAGTTCCCCATGATCTCCGAGGCGGCGACATTCGCAGGGGCGGTCATGGCGCTTGAGCGGGCGCAGGAGGAATACCTCTCCGGCAAAAAGGAGCAACGCATTCTTTTGATTCAGGACGACGAGGGGCGAATCGTCGGCAAGCTGTCGCCGATCGATGTCGTGCGAGGGCTTGAGCCCGACTACGACAAGCTCGTGGATGAGCAGGCGAGTTCCCGTGTCGTCAACTTCGACTACGTAATCCAATCCTCCAAGGAGCGGGCGTTGCTGTGGGCAAAGCCGCTCGACGATCTGTGCTCCCTGGCCAAGGATGTCCTGGTCAAGGATTTCATCCGTCATCCGACAAAGTCCCAGACCATCGAGAGCGACGAAATGCTCAACATCGCATTCCATCGCTTCGTCATGTTCAGGCACGACTCCTTGTTCGTTATGGAAGACGGCAAACTCGTCGGCTTGCTGCGGTTTTCCGACGTTTATCGGGAGATCGTGCGGCGGATCAAGGAAGTCTGCCGTCTGTAG
- a CDS encoding SLC13 family permease produces MSAHNVNTDSPDEIILQEEEPQGPVQSGRSIIIKVLISLGLGLLVYLIPMPESLPPAGHKFLGLVVAVIALWVTEAIPIGITALCAASGLILFGIQSANKAWSPFSSPAVMFVLMIIMFGVVLNEVGLANRIMSWVFKLAGRGVMRLSFVMAFSCTMLATFLHDATVTVIMLFALVPVLRAMGITPAKSNNLSKFFIILIPLAASAGGFGTLLGGGRNPLAVEILTKYTNGAIKVGFLEYMIIQFPLAIFTAVATWLVVYMIFRPKEKELPAAVAVEQMPPMRGKELAVCVIFGLAFLLWGFSDLTGWHVSVVAALALAGFCGPKFVSFKTICDKFPWESWIVFGAGVSMGQAMLDSGAGKFLAEQFLPLLQGQHPFFVYYGMGFFGSFLSSMMSNSAAVALTLPVTLPMAEMLNMSPQAVALLAPITTSFIMLVIGCPPTIIAYSTGYFSQTEFIKVAVPWCLVLLLLSVISVLVYWPMIGFY; encoded by the coding sequence ATGAGTGCTCACAATGTCAATACCGATTCTCCTGACGAGATCATCCTCCAGGAAGAAGAACCGCAAGGTCCCGTGCAGTCCGGTCGATCAATCATCATAAAGGTCTTGATTTCATTGGGCCTTGGATTGCTCGTCTATCTGATTCCCATGCCGGAATCACTCCCCCCGGCCGGGCACAAGTTCCTTGGATTGGTCGTCGCAGTCATCGCTCTCTGGGTGACCGAGGCCATTCCCATCGGCATCACCGCACTGTGCGCGGCGTCCGGCCTGATACTCTTCGGTATTCAGTCGGCAAACAAGGCATGGTCGCCATTCTCAAGTCCGGCGGTCATGTTCGTGCTCATGATCATCATGTTCGGCGTGGTGTTGAACGAAGTGGGCCTCGCAAACCGAATCATGTCTTGGGTTTTCAAGCTGGCGGGACGCGGGGTCATGCGCCTGAGCTTTGTCATGGCCTTCAGTTGCACCATGCTGGCCACGTTCCTGCATGACGCGACCGTCACGGTCATCATGCTCTTCGCCCTCGTTCCAGTGCTTCGCGCCATGGGCATCACGCCGGCCAAGAGCAACAACCTTTCCAAGTTCTTCATCATCCTCATTCCGCTTGCAGCTTCCGCGGGCGGCTTCGGAACGCTGCTCGGCGGCGGCAGAAACCCGCTGGCCGTCGAAATCCTCACCAAGTACACCAACGGCGCGATCAAGGTCGGTTTTCTCGAGTACATGATCATCCAATTCCCGCTGGCCATCTTCACCGCCGTCGCGACGTGGCTGGTCGTGTACATGATCTTCCGGCCCAAGGAAAAGGAACTCCCGGCCGCAGTCGCCGTCGAGCAAATGCCGCCCATGCGCGGCAAGGAACTCGCCGTGTGCGTCATTTTCGGTCTCGCCTTCCTCCTTTGGGGATTCTCGGATCTCACAGGCTGGCACGTGAGCGTGGTCGCGGCCTTGGCCCTGGCCGGCTTCTGCGGACCCAAGTTCGTTTCCTTCAAGACCATCTGCGACAAGTTCCCCTGGGAGTCGTGGATCGTGTTCGGCGCGGGCGTGTCCATGGGCCAGGCCATGCTGGATTCGGGCGCGGGCAAGTTCCTCGCCGAGCAGTTCCTGCCCCTTCTGCAGGGCCAGCATCCCTTCTTCGTGTACTACGGCATGGGCTTCTTCGGCTCGTTCCTTTCGAGCATGATGAGTAACTCCGCAGCCGTGGCCCTCACCCTTCCGGTGACCCTGCCCATGGCCGAAATGCTCAACATGTCGCCGCAGGCCGTGGCGCTGCTCGCCCCGATCACCACCTCGTTCATCATGCTGGTCATCGGCTGCCCGCCGACCATCATCGCCTACAGCACCGGCTATTTCAGTCAGACGGAATTCATCAAGGTGGCGGTGCCCTGGTGCCTGGTTCTGCTCCTTCTGTCGGTCATCAGCGTGCTCGTGTACTGGCCGATGATCGGATTCTACTAA
- a CDS encoding response regulator: protein MSENMPIVLLVDDEERFRTTLGKRLTEAGIPVETAGSGMDALQILAEKPVDVVILDIKMPGLSGIETLTEIRNKHIGVEVLLLTGHADVPSAVEGMRLGAFDYLMKPYEFQGLQAKIQEAFKVKVDRDERIRKARERAVLDKIASPRAWTRGD from the coding sequence ATGAGTGAGAATATGCCGATAGTATTGCTTGTCGATGACGAGGAACGCTTTCGCACGACTCTTGGCAAGCGGCTGACCGAGGCGGGGATACCTGTCGAGACGGCGGGAAGCGGCATGGATGCCTTGCAAATTCTCGCCGAAAAGCCCGTTGACGTGGTCATATTGGACATCAAGATGCCCGGCCTAAGCGGCATCGAGACGCTGACCGAGATACGGAACAAGCACATCGGGGTCGAGGTGCTCCTCCTGACAGGCCATGCCGACGTGCCGTCGGCGGTGGAGGGAATGCGGCTCGGGGCCTTCGACTATCTGATGAAGCCGTATGAGTTCCAGGGGCTGCAGGCCAAGATACAGGAGGCGTTCAAGGTCAAGGTGGACCGGGACGAGCGCATCCGCAAGGCCCGGGAGCGTGCCGTCCTCGACAAGATCGCCTCGCCAAGAGCTTGGACGCGAGGGGATTGA
- a CDS encoding PEP/pyruvate-binding domain-containing protein, protein MPKLLEFFRRNSVIRRESRDDLTLERRYRAFKSLLAGNNQALELLTDLERLIYEGRSFTQDEALGLAETLVGGVYDLVEDLNALSGGAFPELFDRAETIGIKALRALSRRRSFDSPLIVLPLERLSLENLDEVGGKAANLGEVGNRVGLPTPQGFAVTASAAALFMRYSGLQETLGRMLAKVDVSDTAALEDACENAWRHVLSAPLPPELEDALNSAVRSMVSRLGPDLRLAVRSSAVCEDSGASFAGQHTTVLGVVPGNVASAWREVVASIFTPRAVFYRRTKGYSDQDVMMSVLVLAMVQARASGVAYTVDPNATTMREMLVSGVWGLGLSLVDGSVDADFWRVRRDDHAIVASTTARKTERLKFLPDGGTTAEELPEHLRTAPCLTPEQVARLAEYAQRLEDHYGMPLDVEWALDEGERFLILQTRPLMRAQELPQAECCEFVPGHTPLLAGGQAASPGTASGVAYVVQTSHALHSIPKGSILVAKQTSPAYVAAMGKVAGIVTDTGSVTGHMASVAREFGIPTLVGVGRATHILPHGQEITLDATNKVVYPGRVREILSEKKPVNLMKGSPVYKSLQEALKLIAPLNLVDPEKPEFTARGCRTLHDVIRFAHEMAMRRMFSIADDMDMEAGPAVPLFTGLPLNILVIDLGGGLVDLGARRVAEIEDIRCIPFKALLDGMRHPDIRWHGERDSSLSGFDMVVSGSVFRTPQAMRGHGGTNYSIISNEYMNFHGRMGHHFATVDTYCGPVINDNYVMFSFKGGAADVGRRTRRARLIAETLRWLGFRVVQKGDSLRAEIKKYDQKRISEKVDNLGRLLGAMRHLDMSLSDDAQIDWYVAEFLKGNYTFDRNRP, encoded by the coding sequence ATGCCCAAGCTTCTTGAGTTTTTCCGACGCAACTCCGTCATTCGTCGCGAGTCGCGCGACGATCTGACCCTCGAACGGCGATACCGGGCGTTCAAGAGTCTCCTTGCTGGCAACAATCAGGCGCTGGAATTGCTGACCGACTTGGAGAGGCTCATCTACGAAGGGCGCTCCTTCACCCAGGACGAGGCACTCGGTCTGGCCGAAACCCTGGTCGGCGGAGTCTACGACCTGGTCGAAGACCTTAATGCCCTTTCCGGGGGCGCATTTCCGGAATTGTTCGATCGAGCCGAAACTATCGGCATCAAGGCGCTTCGCGCTCTCTCGCGACGCCGTTCGTTCGATTCCCCACTGATCGTGCTCCCGCTCGAACGCCTGTCGCTGGAAAACCTGGATGAAGTCGGGGGCAAGGCGGCCAATCTCGGCGAGGTTGGCAACAGGGTCGGTCTCCCGACCCCGCAAGGATTCGCCGTGACCGCCTCGGCGGCCGCCCTCTTCATGCGCTATTCAGGATTGCAGGAAACCCTCGGCCGTATGCTGGCGAAGGTGGACGTCTCTGATACGGCTGCGCTCGAAGACGCATGCGAGAATGCATGGCGCCATGTTCTATCGGCCCCGCTGCCGCCCGAACTCGAAGATGCCTTGAACTCGGCTGTGCGGAGCATGGTTTCACGGCTTGGGCCGGATCTGCGGCTGGCCGTCCGCTCGTCAGCGGTCTGCGAGGATTCAGGCGCATCCTTTGCCGGACAGCATACGACCGTTCTCGGCGTCGTGCCGGGCAATGTAGCCTCCGCATGGCGCGAGGTCGTTGCCAGCATCTTTACTCCCAGGGCGGTCTTTTATCGCCGGACCAAAGGGTACTCGGATCAGGACGTCATGATGAGCGTGCTGGTGCTGGCCATGGTGCAGGCCCGGGCCAGCGGCGTGGCATACACCGTCGATCCGAATGCGACGACCATGCGGGAAATGCTCGTCTCCGGCGTATGGGGGCTGGGTTTGAGCCTCGTGGACGGATCGGTCGACGCTGATTTCTGGCGGGTGCGGCGTGACGATCACGCGATTGTCGCCAGCACGACCGCCCGAAAAACCGAACGTTTGAAGTTTCTTCCGGATGGCGGAACGACTGCGGAAGAATTGCCTGAACATCTGCGGACGGCGCCTTGCCTGACTCCTGAACAGGTTGCCAGGCTCGCGGAGTACGCCCAACGGCTTGAAGACCATTACGGGATGCCGCTCGATGTCGAATGGGCTCTTGACGAAGGTGAGCGTTTCCTCATCCTTCAGACGCGGCCGTTGATGCGCGCGCAAGAACTTCCGCAGGCGGAATGCTGCGAATTCGTTCCCGGGCACACTCCTTTGCTGGCCGGTGGTCAAGCGGCTTCGCCAGGCACCGCATCGGGCGTCGCCTATGTTGTCCAGACCAGCCATGCCCTTCATTCCATCCCCAAAGGATCCATCCTGGTCGCCAAGCAGACGTCGCCGGCCTATGTGGCCGCCATGGGCAAGGTGGCGGGCATCGTCACGGACACGGGCAGCGTGACGGGCCACATGGCTTCGGTGGCTCGGGAATTCGGGATTCCCACGCTGGTCGGGGTTGGCCGGGCCACCCACATCCTTCCCCACGGGCAGGAAATCACCCTGGACGCCACGAACAAGGTGGTCTATCCGGGGCGCGTCCGAGAAATTTTGTCCGAAAAAAAGCCCGTGAACCTCATGAAGGGCAGTCCTGTCTACAAGTCATTGCAGGAAGCGCTGAAACTCATCGCGCCGCTCAACCTGGTGGATCCGGAGAAGCCTGAATTCACGGCCAGGGGATGCCGCACCCTGCACGACGTCATCCGCTTCGCCCACGAGATGGCCATGCGCCGGATGTTCTCCATCGCCGACGACATGGATATGGAAGCAGGACCGGCAGTGCCGCTTTTCACGGGCCTTCCATTGAATATCCTCGTCATCGACCTGGGTGGGGGGCTCGTTGACCTTGGTGCAAGAAGAGTTGCCGAGATTGAGGATATCAGATGTATTCCTTTCAAGGCCCTTCTCGACGGAATGCGTCATCCCGATATTCGATGGCATGGCGAACGTGATTCTTCGTTGTCGGGATTCGACATGGTCGTGTCCGGCTCGGTGTTTCGTACGCCGCAGGCGATGAGAGGGCATGGTGGCACAAATTATTCAATAATATCAAATGAATATATGAACTTTCATGGTCGGATGGGCCACCATTTCGCAACCGTGGACACCTACTGCGGCCCAGTCATAAACGACAACTACGTGATGTTCTCCTTCAAGGGTGGGGCGGCCGACGTCGGAAGGCGCACGAGACGCGCACGGCTCATTGCCGAAACTCTGCGCTGGCTTGGATTCCGGGTTGTCCAGAAGGGCGATTCACTTCGAGCGGAGATAAAGAAGTACGACCAAAAACGCATTTCGGAGAAGGTGGATAACCTCGGACGTCTTCTGGGGGCCATGCGTCACCTGGACATGAGCCTGTCCGACGATGCCCAGATAGATTGGTATGTCGCTGAATTTTTGAAGGGCAACTATACATTCGATCGCAACCGCCCGTGA